In Primulina eburnea isolate SZY01 chromosome 3, ASM2296580v1, whole genome shotgun sequence, one DNA window encodes the following:
- the LOC140827975 gene encoding heavy metal-associated isoprenylated plant protein 39-like yields MAMKVVLTLELRDGKDKQKAMKAVSSLPGLESLSINMKDKKLTVVGDIDPVQVVAKLRKSWHTEIVTVGPAKEPEKKKDNKDSGKKDDPKNEEEKRMAELMKQYMNFNNNNNYGYPYYAPQHMYYSAEENPNSCVIC; encoded by the exons ATGGCTATG AAAGTGGTGTTGACGTTAGAACTTCGTGATGGCAAAGATAAACAGAAGGCCATGAAGGCAGTTTCTAGTCTCCCTG GACTTGAATCTCTCTCCATAAACATGAAGGACAAGAAACTAACGGTGGTTGGAGACATTGATCCAGTTCAAGTGGTGGCCAAATTAAGAAAATCTTGGCACACTGAAATAGTGACAGTGGGGCCAGCTAAAGAACCAGAGAAGAAGAAAGACAATAAAGACAGCGGGAAAAAAGATGATCCTAAAAACGAAGAAGAAAAGAGAATGGCCGAGTTAATGAAGCAATATatgaattttaataataataataattacggTTATCCTTATTATGCACCACAACATATGTACTATAGCGCAGAAGAAAACCCAAATTCCTGTGTTATTTGTTAG